One part of the Desulfomonilaceae bacterium genome encodes these proteins:
- a CDS encoding N-acetylneuraminate synthase family protein: MKPFYIDRFLVAEDEPPIFLPDIGTFFNQDMEIARNLVKKLKTSGVQLIKGEILHDAAISSNNDTSETYLSRNRGVVKERYRDLIERKVVSLYEYELLFNYCKTEGMGFVLSVYDFVGAEFGKHIGASALKVASSNIVHQPLIEFVARLKLPMIIDTGKSTLEEIARAVNWAQDAGAEMIMIQHSPEAPPAPIENHNLRMISTLRKLFDYPIGLSDHHAGEEMLYAAIALGASAVEKGVCPDEHKADQDTYHAMPVSQVSEVVEKCRRIHMALGSGMRYLRRDRTKYTSRMGLVSAANLINGDRLTLSNVSFAFPAEGVPVEHWGIIEGWIIRHEIPAGKPIQWRDVKPPTS, from the coding sequence CTTTTTTCAATCAGGACATGGAAATTGCCAGGAATCTTGTGAAAAAACTCAAGACCTCTGGTGTGCAGCTAATAAAGGGCGAAATACTTCATGATGCTGCAATTTCCTCGAATAATGACACATCAGAAACATACCTATCAAGAAATCGTGGAGTGGTTAAAGAGCGCTATCGTGATCTCATAGAACGCAAAGTTGTGTCTCTATATGAATATGAGCTACTATTTAATTACTGTAAAACAGAGGGAATGGGGTTTGTACTTTCCGTGTACGACTTTGTTGGCGCAGAATTTGGCAAACATATCGGCGCATCAGCCTTGAAGGTAGCATCATCAAATATTGTGCATCAGCCGCTTATAGAATTTGTGGCAAGACTCAAGTTACCCATGATAATTGATACTGGTAAATCTACTCTCGAGGAAATTGCTCGGGCCGTAAATTGGGCTCAGGATGCTGGAGCCGAGATGATCATGATTCAACATAGTCCGGAGGCGCCTCCTGCACCCATTGAAAACCATAATTTAAGAATGATCTCAACTCTCCGAAAATTATTCGATTACCCTATTGGATTATCTGATCATCATGCTGGCGAGGAAATGTTATATGCTGCGATAGCGCTAGGCGCAAGTGCCGTCGAAAAGGGTGTTTGTCCGGATGAGCATAAGGCTGACCAGGACACCTATCATGCCATGCCAGTTAGCCAGGTTTCTGAAGTTGTAGAAAAATGCCGCCGAATACATATGGCCCTAGGTTCAGGAATGAGATATCTCCGACGCGACCGAACAAAATATACTTCTCGAATGGGGCTTGTGAGCGCTGCTAATCTTATAAATGGAGATCGCTTAACCTTGTCAAATGTTAGTTTTGCTTTTCCTGCAGAGGGCGTTCCAGTCGAGCATTGGGGCATAATAGAAGGCTGGATAATAAGACATGAAATACCCGCTGGCAAACCCATTCAATGGCGTGATGTTAAACCACCAACTTCCTAG
- a CDS encoding phosphotransferase — protein sequence MKYPLANPFNGVMLNHQLPRKPAFSSLRPQGQSLKEINDSTALNIKSVMGPGTILQISEAGCSNDTHYIHRDHDGFCTFLKFVSDHELNRHLESDLMARHVNARGVRSSILLPEFPCQIADGRFILGYTFFDCRFARAVEDDIRSVGEVIGQMHDALLDLPSKNTMIERTRDRINMLDTRAALILKGCNYGPNPIMLRTLIRREFSTWRLIINSDQGQPTHGDLNYTNIIFPLDDSTPVVLDFEDTMISWFEPAVDVSMALERFVLSAPVDSETAFQLGKALLDAYRKTRRSDATVFTYSLADYLRILSMRSLLTLAEMESRGKDMECSEWRKFFSLYVSALRNVSLLNRLQM from the coding sequence ATGAAATACCCGCTGGCAAACCCATTCAATGGCGTGATGTTAAACCACCAACTTCCTAGAAAACCAGCATTTTCATCCTTGCGGCCTCAGGGTCAGTCTCTGAAAGAAATAAACGATTCAACAGCGTTGAATATCAAATCGGTAATGGGGCCGGGTACCATATTGCAGATCTCAGAAGCTGGATGTAGTAATGACACGCATTATATCCATAGGGACCATGACGGATTCTGCACATTCCTGAAATTTGTGTCAGACCATGAATTGAATCGTCATCTTGAATCAGATTTGATGGCCAGACACGTGAACGCCAGAGGCGTGAGGTCCAGCATCCTTTTACCTGAGTTTCCCTGCCAAATTGCAGACGGCAGATTCATTCTTGGATACACCTTCTTTGATTGTCGATTTGCTAGGGCTGTTGAAGATGACATTAGGAGTGTCGGAGAAGTTATTGGGCAAATGCACGATGCATTGCTCGATCTTCCGAGCAAAAACACAATGATTGAGCGTACACGAGATAGAATTAACATGTTAGATACAAGAGCAGCGTTAATTCTAAAGGGTTGCAATTATGGCCCCAACCCTATCATGCTTAGAACCTTGATCAGACGAGAATTCTCTACATGGAGACTTATTATAAATTCAGATCAAGGCCAACCCACACATGGGGACCTGAATTATACTAACATAATTTTCCCGTTGGATGATTCAACTCCAGTCGTGTTGGATTTCGAAGACACCATGATTTCATGGTTTGAGCCTGCAGTAGATGTCTCAATGGCTTTAGAAAGGTTCGTTCTGTCTGCTCCAGTAGATTCTGAAACCGCTTTTCAACTTGGCAAGGCGCTACTTGACGCTTATCGAAAAACTAGAAGAAGTGATGCAACAGTTTTCACTTATTCCCTAGCAGATTATTTGCGCATACTATCTATGCGCTCTCTGCTAACCCTGGCAGAGATGGAAAGCCGGGGCAAGGACATGGAATGTAGCGAGTGGAGGAAGTTTTTTTCACTCTATGTTTCGGCACTGAGGAATGTTTCATTGCTGAATCGTCTGCAAATGTAG
- a CDS encoding class I SAM-dependent methyltransferase, giving the protein MSQTVSSKYRGKEIYTKSDHHSIKENFKELGKVIAEKIKCGSISKSGKALDVGYATGALIKHLMNRFPKIQFTGLDISKELIEIAQQKVPGACFEVASVMELPKGYGNSFDIVLCIGVLGIFDEPEAKQALNN; this is encoded by the coding sequence ATGAGTCAAACTGTAAGTTCGAAGTATAGGGGCAAAGAAATTTATACGAAATCAGACCATCACTCTATTAAAGAAAATTTTAAAGAACTTGGCAAGGTAATAGCAGAGAAGATTAAATGCGGATCAATTTCTAAAAGTGGGAAAGCATTAGATGTGGGTTACGCGACTGGAGCATTGATAAAACATTTGATGAATAGATTTCCAAAAATTCAGTTTACCGGTTTGGACATCTCGAAAGAGTTGATAGAGATTGCTCAACAAAAGGTTCCCGGAGCATGTTTCGAAGTAGCCTCCGTTATGGAGCTGCCGAAAGGTTATGGGAATTCCTTTGACATTGTTTTGTGTATCGGAGTTCTGGGGATATTTGACGAGCCTGAAGCGAAACAAGCCTTAAATAATTAA
- a CDS encoding class I SAM-dependent methyltransferase produces MENRFSYQSKLYNFDIKPGEEVLDVGSGGDPFPYATMLVDLHTQPTNHRTSELITHGKPFEIADINHLPFEDKSYDFVYCSHVLEHVYDPIRACAELVRVGRRGYIETPSLMTDALFCWAEGMHKWFTVVIGNRLVFFEYDQRLIQGVRNGYWQESVFSKRHHPLQDVFFKNQEIFNNALMWKGYFECTVFRQDGSVKNSDVEHSP; encoded by the coding sequence ATGGAAAACCGCTTTTCGTATCAATCCAAGCTTTATAATTTCGACATTAAACCAGGAGAAGAGGTTTTAGATGTCGGTAGTGGAGGTGATCCATTTCCTTATGCAACTATGCTAGTGGATCTTCATACACAACCCACAAATCATCGAACTTCTGAACTAATAACCCATGGAAAACCATTTGAAATAGCTGATATCAATCACCTGCCGTTTGAAGATAAATCCTACGATTTCGTATACTGTTCTCACGTCCTAGAGCACGTCTATGATCCTATTCGAGCTTGCGCCGAATTGGTAAGAGTCGGTCGTCGGGGATATATTGAAACTCCTTCCCTGATGACGGATGCTTTGTTTTGTTGGGCAGAGGGGATGCACAAGTGGTTTACCGTGGTAATTGGAAATCGTCTAGTGTTTTTTGAGTATGACCAAAGGCTGATTCAAGGAGTTAGGAATGGTTATTGGCAGGAGTCTGTATTCTCAAAAAGACACCACCCACTCCAGGACGTCTTTTTCAAGAATCAGGAAATCTTCAACAATGCTCTCATGTGGAAAGGTTATTTTGAATGCACGGTCTTTCGACAAGACGGCTCTGTAAAGAATAGTGATGTCGAACATTCCCCCTAA
- a CDS encoding methyltransferase domain-containing protein, which produces MNLKEKIKLFAPPFLIDLARRLQSELSSRAEWEYIPEGWDYARSHPEIKGWNVQDVLEAYQQKWPQFVAMINGAGPLGLTHESNLDSDQDIISHNIMMSFAYTLTLASRMKERISVLDWGGGIGHYYLLARTLLPEVEIDYHCKDVPILCRHGTQLFPKQHFYEDESCLGNTYDFVVASTSMHYTEDWSSLLLKLAQATSGYLYIANLPIVMQSSSFVFVQRPYRYGYNTEYLAWCLNRNELLRTAERGNLTLIREFIGGHRPYIKQAPEQNLYRGFLFAVTPERGHETRIK; this is translated from the coding sequence GTGAATCTCAAAGAAAAGATTAAGCTATTTGCGCCACCTTTTTTGATCGACCTCGCCCGGCGTTTGCAGTCGGAACTGTCGAGCAGGGCAGAATGGGAATACATCCCGGAAGGTTGGGATTATGCCAGATCGCATCCTGAAATAAAGGGATGGAACGTACAGGATGTTCTGGAGGCCTACCAGCAAAAATGGCCTCAATTTGTCGCTATGATAAATGGCGCTGGGCCACTAGGATTGACCCACGAATCGAATCTGGACTCTGATCAAGACATTATCAGCCATAACATCATGATGTCGTTTGCCTACACCCTGACACTGGCGAGCCGCATGAAAGAACGAATCTCTGTTTTGGATTGGGGCGGCGGTATAGGTCATTACTATTTACTGGCGCGGACACTATTGCCGGAGGTGGAGATAGATTACCACTGTAAGGATGTGCCGATCTTGTGCCGGCACGGGACTCAACTGTTTCCGAAACAGCATTTCTACGAAGACGAGAGCTGTTTGGGAAACACGTATGATTTTGTTGTGGCGAGCACGTCGATGCATTACACAGAGGACTGGAGTTCTCTATTGCTTAAATTGGCTCAGGCCACATCGGGTTATCTATACATAGCCAACCTACCAATAGTAATGCAAAGCTCGTCCTTCGTGTTTGTTCAACGCCCGTATCGGTACGGCTACAATACGGAATATCTTGCCTGGTGTCTGAATCGAAATGAATTGCTACGAACGGCGGAACGTGGAAATCTAACACTGATACGTGAGTTCATAGGGGGACACAGGCCTTATATTAAACAAGCGCCCGAACAGAATTTATATCGAGGGTTTCTCTTTGCAGTGACCCCAGAAAGAGGACATGAAACGAGAATTAAATAA
- a CDS encoding radical SAM protein produces the protein MNSHGWGNNKKGPIVLVSRPIAYTFPLSYAYLAGYLLQQGEDVRIVFKRNDNADLIRQIMEMDPLLVGFGSLYPELREVAHLIDLLDKAGRRFPTVIGGQMVSPIPEFAVEISGADFGVIGEGEIILSDLVRSLREGNDSSDLPGLVIRNGKEIVSNGPGPYIQDLAQLPPVPYELFPVNEWLRVGKWYSLNYPQPHWRHQDRVINVHGGRGCPYRCNFCYHHSVPRYRPIPQMLDEAQLGLERFNANMLYFSDDLVLATPSRALQLVNGLRQLGKSVDYSVSTRFDILNRLDDNLLEAMRETGCRIMGLGIESGSDRILKLIGKNCTSTEILHNLGRLKRVGILPTVSIMVGQFTETVEDVEASIKLMIESIRDNPNIQYAFTITTPFPGSPLYEYILKNGLVKNNHDFYERYFSGDGHWNMVVNLSKMTNEEVFAMYKKINTLYLLEKKKCLGHAVNTLLLGRRIFNRVNRFVESRLLQRSETSLQSPRIANTYYSFQEKFCNSVQNLDLRLRGLQN, from the coding sequence ATGAATTCCCACGGGTGGGGTAACAATAAAAAAGGCCCTATTGTACTGGTTTCTCGGCCTATCGCCTATACTTTTCCGCTTTCTTACGCGTACCTCGCAGGATATTTGCTCCAACAGGGAGAAGATGTCCGAATCGTCTTCAAAAGAAACGACAATGCTGATTTGATAAGACAGATTATGGAAATGGATCCTTTGCTAGTCGGTTTTGGTAGTCTTTATCCTGAGTTGCGTGAGGTTGCCCATCTAATTGACTTGCTTGATAAAGCAGGCCGGCGCTTTCCTACAGTAATTGGTGGCCAGATGGTGAGCCCTATCCCGGAATTTGCGGTCGAAATATCTGGCGCAGATTTTGGGGTTATTGGGGAGGGAGAGATCATTTTGTCCGATCTAGTTCGTTCCCTCAGGGAGGGGAACGATTCTTCAGACTTACCAGGACTCGTGATTCGAAACGGCAAAGAGATTGTGTCTAATGGACCTGGGCCGTATATTCAAGATCTGGCACAATTGCCGCCAGTGCCTTATGAGCTATTTCCTGTCAATGAATGGCTGAGAGTGGGCAAATGGTATAGCTTGAATTATCCACAACCTCACTGGCGCCATCAGGATCGCGTAATAAACGTGCATGGTGGGAGAGGATGTCCTTACAGATGTAACTTCTGCTATCATCACAGCGTACCGCGATACAGACCAATTCCCCAAATGTTGGATGAAGCCCAATTGGGGCTTGAACGCTTCAATGCAAATATGCTCTATTTTTCAGACGATCTGGTTCTGGCTACTCCCTCGCGTGCATTGCAACTTGTCAACGGGCTTCGCCAACTTGGAAAATCAGTCGACTATTCGGTCTCAACAAGATTCGATATCCTCAATCGACTCGATGATAATCTGCTAGAGGCAATGAGAGAGACTGGTTGCCGTATCATGGGCCTCGGGATAGAGTCTGGATCAGATCGAATCCTGAAGCTAATCGGTAAGAACTGCACATCGACCGAAATATTGCATAATCTCGGTCGACTGAAAAGAGTTGGAATCTTGCCCACAGTTTCCATCATGGTAGGACAATTTACCGAAACCGTTGAAGATGTCGAGGCGTCGATCAAGCTAATGATTGAATCGATTCGTGACAATCCCAACATACAGTATGCATTCACGATAACAACACCGTTCCCCGGATCACCCTTGTACGAATACATTCTCAAGAATGGCCTCGTGAAGAATAACCACGATTTCTACGAAAGATATTTTTCTGGTGACGGGCACTGGAATATGGTGGTCAATCTCTCAAAGATGACCAATGAAGAAGTTTTTGCCATGTATAAAAAGATAAACACGCTCTATCTTCTCGAGAAAAAGAAATGCTTGGGTCACGCAGTGAACACGCTATTGCTAGGCAGAAGAATATTCAATCGAGTTAATCGGTTCGTGGAATCTAGGTTGTTACAACGCTCGGAGACTTCGCTGCAATCACCCAGAATTGCAAACACATACTACTCTTTTCAAGAAAAATTCTGTAATAGCGTTCAGAATTTAGATCTACGCCTCCGTGGCCTCCAGAACTGA
- a CDS encoding NAD-dependent epimerase/dehydratase family protein has protein sequence MRSCLSVFNGKKILVTGGLGFVGSNLARRLLEIGAHVTLVDSLIPEYGGGLYNVSEIAEQVKINISDVRDAHSMRYLVQGQHYLFNLAGQTSHMDSMQDPETDLEINCRAQLSILEACRHYNPDIKVVFASTRQIYGKPDYLPVDEKHLLRPADVNGINKMAGEWYHILYNNVYGIRACALRLTNTYGPRMRVKDARQTFLGIWIRLLVEGKAFEVWGGEQLRDFTYVDDAVEAFLMAASREDANGQVFNVGACEVISLKGLAELLVGSNGGGKFEIKTFPDDRKRIDIGDYYADDRKIRSELGWEPKVNLKDGLARTLEYYRRNLEYYL, from the coding sequence ATGAGAAGTTGTTTATCTGTTTTTAATGGAAAAAAGATTCTGGTAACTGGAGGGCTAGGTTTTGTGGGTTCTAATCTGGCTCGCCGTCTATTAGAGATAGGCGCACACGTCACTCTGGTAGACAGTCTAATACCAGAGTATGGCGGCGGTCTATACAACGTTTCAGAGATAGCTGAACAGGTCAAGATTAATATTTCCGATGTGCGTGATGCTCACAGTATGCGCTACCTGGTTCAGGGGCAGCATTACCTTTTCAACCTTGCAGGGCAAACTAGTCACATGGATTCTATGCAGGATCCGGAGACAGACCTGGAGATCAATTGTAGGGCCCAGCTCTCTATTCTGGAAGCTTGTCGACATTACAATCCGGACATTAAAGTGGTATTTGCGAGCACCCGCCAGATCTATGGGAAACCGGATTATCTGCCCGTAGACGAGAAACACCTACTGCGCCCGGCCGACGTAAATGGAATCAACAAAATGGCGGGAGAATGGTACCACATCCTTTATAATAATGTATACGGCATTCGAGCTTGCGCTCTTCGCTTAACTAACACCTATGGTCCCCGAATGCGGGTGAAAGACGCGCGCCAGACCTTTCTGGGTATCTGGATCCGGCTATTAGTAGAGGGCAAGGCTTTTGAAGTTTGGGGTGGGGAGCAGTTGAGGGATTTCACGTATGTGGACGACGCAGTCGAGGCGTTTTTGATGGCGGCCTCTCGTGAGGACGCAAATGGCCAGGTCTTTAACGTTGGCGCCTGTGAGGTAATTTCTCTGAAAGGCTTGGCAGAACTGTTGGTCGGCAGTAATGGCGGCGGAAAATTTGAGATCAAGACTTTTCCTGACGATCGAAAGAGGATCGACATCGGTGATTACTACGCTGATGACCGAAAAATTCGCTCAGAGTTAGGTTGGGAACCCAAAGTAAACCTGAAGGACGGGCTTGCCAGAACACTGGAATATTACCGACGTAATTTGGAGTATTATCTGTGA
- a CDS encoding DegT/DnrJ/EryC1/StrS family aminotransferase produces MSHLGRPLIVPQCNPKAGYLAYKSEIDEAIKRVLQSGWYILGQEVSAFEREFAAYLGVNHATGVGNGTDALELALRACDIGPGDLVFTVSHTAVATVAAIELVGAIPVLVDIDPKTFTIDPSSLEEALNQPPAGTPKAVIPVHLYGNPADMPAILELSRHHGLRIIEDCAQSHGATFNGRMTGSWGDIAAFSFYPTKNLGALGDGGMVVTNDDRLAEQVRLLGQYGWRQRYISDIPGGNSRLDELQAALLRVKLRYLESETIRRCEIAKLYDTWLVNSGLSLPVARTGARHVYHQYVVRSSRRNSLAKYLKQESINTLIHYPVPVHLQPAYLGRLPNVVRLPHTEQAAREILSVPMYPQLTDEQVRHVCSTIVKCKQHVGLP; encoded by the coding sequence GTGAGCCACCTTGGTCGGCCCTTGATTGTGCCTCAGTGTAACCCCAAGGCTGGATATCTGGCCTACAAGTCCGAAATTGACGAAGCAATTAAGAGGGTACTCCAAAGCGGCTGGTACATTCTAGGTCAAGAGGTATCAGCCTTCGAGCGGGAGTTTGCAGCCTATTTGGGTGTGAACCATGCCACAGGGGTCGGCAACGGCACCGACGCGCTGGAACTGGCATTAAGAGCCTGTGACATTGGGCCTGGAGATTTGGTCTTCACTGTCTCCCACACGGCTGTGGCCACTGTAGCGGCGATTGAGTTGGTTGGGGCAATACCTGTGTTGGTCGACATTGATCCCAAGACGTTCACCATAGATCCTAGTAGCCTGGAAGAGGCCTTGAACCAGCCGCCAGCGGGGACTCCAAAGGCTGTTATCCCCGTCCATTTGTACGGTAACCCGGCAGACATGCCCGCAATTCTTGAACTGTCTCGTCATCATGGGCTAAGGATCATAGAAGACTGCGCCCAGTCACACGGGGCGACATTCAATGGCAGGATGACCGGATCTTGGGGGGATATTGCCGCGTTCAGTTTCTACCCCACAAAAAATCTAGGCGCACTCGGCGACGGCGGCATGGTGGTCACCAACGACGATCGCCTGGCCGAGCAAGTCCGACTGTTAGGTCAGTATGGCTGGCGCCAACGCTACATAAGCGATATCCCAGGTGGAAATTCAAGGCTGGATGAACTTCAGGCTGCTCTTCTGCGAGTCAAGTTAAGGTATCTCGAATCCGAAACGATCAGGCGTTGTGAGATAGCAAAGTTATATGACACTTGGTTGGTCAATTCTGGTCTTTCTTTACCTGTTGCTAGAACTGGCGCAAGACACGTTTACCATCAATATGTGGTTCGATCCTCAAGAAGAAACTCACTTGCTAAGTACTTGAAGCAGGAAAGCATCAATACTTTAATCCACTACCCTGTGCCGGTTCATCTACAGCCAGCTTATTTGGGACGTTTGCCCAATGTTGTGAGATTACCGCATACCGAACAAGCGGCCAGGGAAATATTAAGCGTGCCGATGTATCCACAACTAACCGACGAACAAGTTAGGCATGTCTGTTCTACAATTGTTAAATGTAAGCAACATGTGGGCCTCCCCTAA
- a CDS encoding SGNH/GDSL hydrolase family protein — translation MRSTEIPRSKIEGTFRVLVLGDSVPYGGSYIDQEDIFCSVAQVNLQRDNENWEILNAGVNAYGPQNVLRYVESKGLFDADLVIVYLPWGDLYRDFANFYIVPFWSNSSGYALEECFRHAVWACFGMLASRWKSTAAFNADRALDINISALERVQAICQDSGVPVYFFWSPCQSVGHGKLAEPDKNELKLVSERLPKECTVFVEELFQNRSDIKELYVDACHYSTKGHRIVGQYLAEFIRNCK, via the coding sequence ATGAGAAGTACTGAAATACCCCGCAGCAAAATTGAGGGAACTTTTCGGGTATTGGTGTTAGGAGACTCAGTACCCTACGGTGGCAGTTATATCGACCAAGAGGACATCTTTTGTTCTGTCGCTCAAGTGAACCTGCAGCGGGACAACGAAAATTGGGAAATTCTTAACGCCGGTGTAAATGCCTATGGTCCCCAAAATGTTTTGCGATATGTCGAGAGTAAAGGGCTTTTTGATGCAGATTTAGTAATAGTTTATTTGCCGTGGGGTGATCTGTATCGTGACTTTGCCAATTTCTACATCGTTCCGTTTTGGTCCAACTCAAGTGGATATGCGCTAGAGGAATGCTTTAGACACGCTGTTTGGGCTTGTTTTGGGATGTTAGCGAGCCGTTGGAAATCGACCGCAGCTTTCAATGCCGATCGTGCTCTTGACATAAACATATCTGCCCTTGAAAGAGTTCAAGCAATTTGTCAGGACAGCGGCGTGCCTGTTTATTTCTTTTGGTCTCCATGCCAGTCAGTTGGCCATGGAAAGTTAGCCGAACCCGACAAAAATGAGCTGAAATTAGTTTCAGAGCGTCTCCCCAAAGAGTGCACGGTATTTGTTGAAGAGCTGTTTCAAAATAGATCAGACATCAAAGAATTGTACGTCGACGCTTGTCATTATTCAACAAAAGGTCATCGGATTGTGGGACAGTATCTTGCAGAATTCATTAGGAATTGCAAATAA
- a CDS encoding glycosyltransferase family 2 protein — translation MKYSIVIPCFNEFQTISKILLRVRESPLETKEIIVVDDFSTDGTRNLLKEPLAPLVDRTIFHDKNLGKGTALRSGLAEVSGDIVIIQDADLEYDPQDYPKLVKPILEGKADVVYGSRFMGGDAHRVLYFWHDVGNRFLTLISNMFTNLNLTDMETCYKVFRREVIEQINIQEDRFGFEPEVTAKIARIGCPIYEVGISYSGRTYTEGKKIGWKDGVRALCCILKYNVHH, via the coding sequence ATGAAATATTCAATTGTTATCCCATGCTTCAACGAGTTCCAGACGATCTCCAAAATACTACTCAGAGTTCGTGAATCCCCCTTAGAAACTAAAGAAATTATCGTAGTGGATGATTTTTCAACGGATGGAACAAGAAATCTATTGAAAGAACCTTTGGCTCCACTTGTCGATAGGACAATTTTTCATGACAAGAACCTTGGCAAAGGCACCGCATTGAGATCAGGGTTAGCTGAAGTTTCAGGCGACATAGTAATCATCCAGGACGCCGACCTGGAATACGATCCTCAAGATTATCCCAAACTTGTGAAACCTATCTTGGAAGGCAAGGCGGATGTAGTGTATGGGTCACGGTTTATGGGCGGAGACGCCCACAGGGTTCTGTACTTTTGGCACGATGTAGGGAACCGGTTTCTAACTCTGATTTCCAACATGTTCACGAATCTCAATTTGACGGACATGGAGACATGCTACAAAGTATTCCGACGAGAAGTGATAGAACAAATCAATATTCAGGAGGATCGTTTCGGTTTTGAGCCTGAGGTGACAGCCAAAATCGCCCGGATTGGATGCCCGATTTACGAAGTGGGCATTTCATATTCGGGGCGGACCTACACGGAAGGTAAAAAGATAGGCTGGAAAGACGGGGTAAGGGCCCTGTGCTGTATTTTAAAGTATAATGTTCACCACTGA